A portion of the Naumovozyma castellii chromosome 2, complete genome genome contains these proteins:
- the GLG1 gene encoding glycogenin glucosyltransferase GLG1 (ancestral locus Anc_1.212), whose amino-acid sequence MGPKLAIATLLYSADYLPGVFTLGYKINLLLQQARVQDKFTTCLLITKSLYQDVLCEQTKFLLSSLFSEIIQIDALNHTNFIIANNNDNLTLLQRPELSFTLVKARLWELTQFDQVLYLDADTLPMSNDFLTIFHLMSEQKQNQLGAVPDIGWPDMFNSGVMMLIPNKQIASELQLFIVNEVSIDGADQGILNQFFNPNCAPEDKRYAFPREWVRLPFLFNVTTPNHGYQCPPAMKYFSDRIKLVHFIGTNKPWRVGFENEYAYQWKEMHDEFNEEFVPAHQLANFHLNDEHFEDNSQNVQVQPEYHEEFNDNNANDNNQDYVQESNDYINNDNDNYTNPPEPETENQYQPEQAQQQQPQEQEQEQEQEQEYHEPEPPKEPLPLDFKEWLTTFINKDVPREDVPIDEIPEDSATEDIEDMEEEVIDTEQVEEDVREDEVQEEERRIRSPTPEPVVIPVEETEIKPDETVKSVVDSEDKKVETSSSTTNDKQDKEKEEEQKGDDVPNFKFDWESTDYLSHVERSFPDSIFEYSVEE is encoded by the coding sequence ATGGGTCCCAAATTAGCTATCGCCACGTTATTGTACTCTGCAGATTATTTACCAGGGGTATTCACTCTTGGTTATAAGATTAATCTACTGTTGCAACAAGCTCGTGTACAGGATAAATTCACAACATGTTTACTGATTACTAAATCGCTTTACCAGGACGTTCTTTGTGAACAAACTAAATTCCTCCTTTCATCTCTATTCTCtgaaataattcaaattgatgCCTTGAATCATACGAATTTCATCATtgccaataataatgacaaCTTGACCCTTTTGCAAAGACCAGAATTATCATTCACCTTAGTGAAAGCTCGTTTATGGGAATTGACTCAATTCGATCAGGTATTATACTTGGATGCAGACACCTTACCCATGAGTAATGACTTCCTAACCATCTTCCATCTAATGTCAGAACAAAAGCAAAACCAACTTGGTGCTGTCCCCGATATCGGCTGGCCCGATATGTTCAACAGTGGTGTCATGATGCTTATACCAAACAAGCAGATCGCTTCCGAACTGCAATTGTTCATCGTTAATGAAGTATCCATCGATGGTGCAGATCAAGGTATCTTGAATCAATTCTTTAACCCCAATTGTGCTCCCGAGGACAAGAGATATGCATTCCCAAGAGAATGGGTAAGATTACCATTCCTTTTCAACGTGACGACCCCTAATCATGGATATCAATGTCCACCCGCTATGAAATACTTCTCTGATAGAATAAAATTGGTTCATTTCATTGGTACTAATAAACCTTGGAGAGTTggttttgaaaatgaatatgCTTATCAATGGAAGGAAATGCATGATGAATTCAATGAAGAGTTTGTTCCAGCCCATCAATTGGCTAATTTCCATCTAAATGATGAGCACTTTGAGGACAATTCTCAAAATGTGCAAGTGCAACCAGAGTAtcatgaagaatttaatgataataacgCTAATGATAATAACCAGGATTACGTTCAAGAAAGCAATGActatattaataatgataatgacaaTTACACTAATCCACCAGAACCAGAAACTGAAAACCAATACCAGCCAGAACAGGcacagcaacaacaacccCAAGAGCAAGAGCAAGAACAGGAGCAAGAGCAAGAATATCATGAACCTGAGCCACCAAAGGAACCACTTCCCCTggatttcaaagaatggTTGACGACCTTCATTAACAAGGATGTGCCACGCGAAGATGTACCTATCGATGAAATCCCCGAGGATTCAGCGACAGAggatattgaagatatgGAGGAAGAAGTCATTGATACCGAACAGGTTGAGGAAGATGTAAGAGAGGATGAAGtgcaagaagaagaacgtAGAATAAGAAGTCCAACACCTGAACCGGTAGTTATTCCAGTTGAAGAGACTGAAATTAAGCCAGACGAAACTGTAAAGTCCGTTGTTGATTCTGAAGACAAAAAGGTTGAAACCTCTTCCTCTACCACAAACGATAAAcaagataaagaaaaggaagaggAACAGAAAGGAGATGATGTTCCTAATTTCAAGTTCGACTGGGAAAGTACAGATTATCTTTCTCATGTTGAAAGAAGCTTCCCTGACAGCATTTTCGAGTATTCAGTGGAAGAGTAA
- the UTP30 gene encoding Utp30p (ancestral locus Anc_1.210), whose translation MQASLELDQSKNGLPRKALVSLIAHCETDPKLSNDKDIQVVINTGKRMGLKKDYIPRIIPLTFCKLYKPKDLRILLITKDPSTLYRETLEKDEATHEMFKEIITVKNLKRRFKGAKLNHLYREFDVIVADYRVHHLLPNILGSRFFHGSKKMPYMIRMSKAVKVRRQKMEEECDPIYVRAQLRSICKNTCYVPNDDNCLNIKIGEISKHSVDEMISNIQDIVTFLSDASKKPQGGVIKGGITSMFVKTSNSASLPIYEKPEAGPIAHEDEEYESLRL comes from the coding sequence ATGCAAGCCTCTCTTGAACTTGATCAATCTAAAAATGGTCTTCCGAGGAAAGCACTAGTCTCCTTGATAGCGCATTGCGAAACCGATCCCAAATTATCTAATGATAAAGATATCCAGGTGGTGATAAACACAGGAAAGAGGATGGGTCTTAAAAAAGATTACATTCCAAGAATCATACCACTAACATTTTGCAAATTGTATAAACCAAAGGATCTTAGAATTTTGCTAATCACCAAGGATCCATCCACATTATATAGGGAGACACTAGAGAAGGATGAAGCTACACATGAAATGTTCAAAGAGATAATAACTGTTAAGAACCTCAAACGTCGTTTTAAAGGTGCCAAGTTGAATCATTTATATAGAGAATTTGATGTCATTGTCGCTGATTATAGAGTACATCATTTACTTCCAAATATCCTAGGTAGTCGATTCTTCCACGGGAGTAAGAAGATGCCTTATATGATAAGAATGTCCAAGGCTGTCAAGGTGAGACGTCAAAAAATGGAGGAGGAATGTGATCCGATATATGTGAGAGCTCAATTAAGAAGTATATGTAAGAATACCTGCTATGTTCCAAACGATGATAACTGTTTGAACATCAAAATTGGGGAGATCTCTAAGCACAGCGTTGATGAGATGATATCAAATATCCAGGACATTGTTACTTTCCTTTCTGATGCAAGTAAGAAGCCTCAAGGTGGCGTTATAAAGGGTGGAATTACCTCCATGTTTGTGAAGACCAGCAACAGTGCCAGTCTGCCCATTTACGAGAAACCTGAAGCAGGTCCCATTGCACACGAGGATGAGGAATACGAGAGCTTGAGACTATGA
- the KTR2 gene encoding mannosyltransferase KTR2 (ancestral locus Anc_1.209) — protein sequence MVRSHIYRLIFLLVVTAGLVKLKYGNQRSKLEEELFRKSSTSISRFDSVRRRTFIGRPKLSTNSYDDNLMNAKMEIAETGSQKENATILMLVRNWELEEALGSMRSLEDRFDKHFAYDWTFLNDVPFSDEFIDATTAMASGKTQYALIPEEDWNRPSWINETLFEERLKVMEDKGVLYGGVKSYRNMCRFNSGYFFRQDILKGYDYYFRVEPGVEYFCDFPYDPFYIMRKYQKKYGFVITMYEYEDTIPTLWENIEMYLDENEQDIDMENNAHKFLTDSEIIGNQVNIIDSNTEYNLCHFWSNFEIGDLNFFRSDRYKRYFEFLDSKGGFYYERWGDAPVHTIAAALLLNRDEIIHFDEIGYKHDPFYTCPSAYYMKLKQRCVCDPHGEYSVDLNEISCLRKWWKNGSGKRFLKYE from the coding sequence ATGGTGAGGTCGCATATTTACCGTCTCATCTTTCTTCTGGTGGTAACTGCGGGACTTGTGAAGCTCAAATACGGCAATCAAAGAAGTAAACTGGAAGAGGAGCTCTTTCGGAAGTCCAGTACTTCTATTTCCAGGTTTGATTCAGTACGAAGGCGAACATTTATAGGAAGACCAAAATTATCCACAAACTCCTACGATGATAACTTAATGAACGCTAAGATGGAAATAGCAGAAACTGGGAGCCAGAAAGAAAATGCTACCATTTTAATGTTAGTAAGAAATTGGGAATTGGAGGAAGCATTGGGATCGATGAGATCCCTCGAAGATAGATTTGATAAGCATTTTGCATACGATTGGACATTCTTGAATGATGTTCCCTTCAGTGATGAATTTATAGACGCAACAACCGCCATGGCAAGTGGTAAAACTCAATATGCATTAATTCCCGAAGAGGATTGGAACCGCCCATCATGGATCAACGAAACATTGTTCGAAGAGAGGTTGAAAGTAATGGAAGATAAAGGTGTACTATATGGTGGTGTCAAGTCGTATAGAAATATGTGTCGCTTTAATTCTGGGTATTTTTTCAGACAAGACATTCTTAAGGGATACGATTATTATTTTAGGGTGGAACCAGGTGTCGAATATTTTTGTGATTTCCCCTATGATCCATTCTATATCATGAGGAAGtatcaaaagaaatatggCTTTGTGATAACAATGTATGAATACGAAGATACTATTCCAACTTTATGGGAAAATATAGAAATGTACCTTGACGAAAACGAGCAAGATATTGATATGGAAAACAATGCTCATAAGTTTTTGACAGATTCAGAAATAATTGGGAACCAAGTAAATATAATTGATTCCAATACAGAATACAACCTTTGCCATTTTTGGTCCAATTTCGAAATTGGagatttaaatttctttagaAGTGATAGATACAagagatattttgaatttttagaTTCTAAAGGTGGATTCTATTACGAAAGATGGGGTGATGCCCCAGTGCATACAATTGCAGCagcattattattaaatcgAGACGAAATTATACATTTCGATGAAATAGGATACAAACATGATCCATTCTATACATGTCCAAGCGCTTACtatatgaaattaaaacAAAGATGTGTCTGTGATCCTCATGGAGAATACAGCGTTGACTTGAATGAAATAAGTTGCTTACGGAAATGGTGGAAGAATGGGAGTGGGAAAAGATTTCTCAAATATGAATAG
- the TFA2 gene encoding transcription factor TFIIE subunit TFA2 (ancestral locus Anc_1.202), whose amino-acid sequence MSQSRNTTKDPLLANLNAFKNKVKTAPVLPTPKVTSPKKPTTITIDGSSPKKNNKKRTVMQREVMEISSEDDTENENVKSGETPGTKIELDIDDSPSKKVRPGSLAAAALQASQDNIGKSHDSSKLLWATEYIQKKGKPVPLNELSDYLSLQPSDKILDLLKKLDKISYDDKKNAFKYVSTYDVHSGSELIALLRSQVTFKGISCKELKDGWPQCDDTINELEEDSKILVLRTKKDKTPRYVWYNNGGDLNRIDDEFVKMWENVQLPQFAELPRKLQDLGLKPASVDPATIKRQTTRVEIKKKKQRRGKITNTHMTGILKDFSHRV is encoded by the coding sequence ATGAGTCAAAGCCGCAACACCACAAAGGACCCTCTATTGGCCAACTTAAATGCATTCAAGAACAAAGTGAAGACGGCGCCAGTGCTTCCCACTCCCAAGGTAACATCTCCCAAGAAGCCCACCACAATAACGATAGATGGATCTtcaccaaagaagaataataagAAGAGGACGGTCATGCAAAGAGAGGTCATGGAGATTTCATCTGAGGATGATACTGAGAATGAGAACGTTAAATCTGGAGAAACTCCGGGGACGAAGATTGAATtagatattgatgattcTCCATCTAAGAAAGTGAGACCCGGTTCTCTGGCCGCTGCTGCATTACAAGCTAGTCAAGATAACATAGGGAAGAGCCATGattcttccaaattgtTATGGGCTACAGAATACATTCAGAAGAAGGGAAAACCCGTTCCTTTGAATGAATTATCAGATTACTTGTCTTTACAACCTAGTGATAAAATTTTGGATTTACtgaaaaaattggataAGATATCGTATGATGATAAGAAAAATGCATTTAAGTATGTGTCTACGTATGATGTCCATTCTGGGTCTGAATTGATAGCCCTATTGAGATCACAAGTTACTTTTAAAGGTATATCATgtaaagaattgaaagatggGTGGCCACAGTGTGATGATactattaatgaattagaagaagatagTAAGATATTGGTGTTGAGGACGAAAAAGGACAAGACTCCAAGATATGTTTGGTATAATAATGGTGGTGATTTAAATAGGATTGATGATGAGTTCGTCAAGATGTGGGAGAACGTCCAATTACCACAATTTGCAGAATTACCAAGAAAGTTACAAGATTTGGGGTTGAAACCGGCCAGTGTGGATCCAGCAACGATAAAGAGACAAACGACAAGAGTggaaataaagaagaagaaacaaagaagaGGGAAGATTACAAATACTCATATGACTGGTATCTTAAAGGATTTCTCTCATAGGGTATGA
- the RPS21A gene encoding 40S ribosomal protein eS21 (ancestral locus Anc_1.213) — protein MENDKGQLVELYVPRKCSATNRIIKADDHASVQINIAKVDEEGRAIPGEYITYALSGNVRARGEADDSLNRLAQNDGLLKNVWSYSR, from the exons ATGGAAAACGATAAGGGTCAATTA GTCGAACTTTATGTTCCAAGAAAGTGTTCTGCTACCAACAGAATCATCAAGGCTGACGATCACGCCTCTGTTCAAATCAACATTGCCAAGGTTGACGAAGAAGGCCGTGCCATCCCAGGTGAATACATTACCTACGCTTTGTCCGGTAACGTCAGAGCCAGAGGTGAAGCTGATGACTCTTTGAACCGTTTGGCTCAAAACGACGGTTTGTTGAAGAACGTCTGGTCTTACTCCCGTTAA
- the RPB4 gene encoding DNA-directed RNA polymerase II subunit RPB4 (ancestral locus Anc_1.208) — translation MNISTSTFQTSRRRLKKIEEEENAATLQLGHEFQLKQINHQGEEEELIALNLSEARLIIKEALVERRKAFKKSQRIQQKKRKQRQNESNNIHNNSTKGSGDSDSDDAGAINHINQTDSSHMVDEAQSDEDDDEEDEDFMHTETREKELESLDVLLEQTTGGNNKDLKNTLEYLTNFSRFRDQETVGAVIQLLKSTGLHPFEVAQLGSLACDTADEAKTLVPSLNNKISDDELERILKELSNLETLY, via the coding sequence atgaatatttcGACATCTACGTTCCAGACTTCTAGAAGgagattgaagaagattgaagaggaagagaaTGCTGCAACATTACAATTGGGACATGAATTccaattgaaacaaatcaACCATCAAggagaagaggaagaactGATCGCATTGAACTTGAGTGAGGCAAGATTAATTATCAAAGAAGCCTTAGTGGAAAGAAGAAAGGCGTTTAAGAAATCTCAGCGTATACAACAaaaaaagaggaaacaGCGTCAGAATGAAAGTAATAATATACACAATAACTCCACCAAGGGATCAGGCGATAGCGACAGTGACGATGCAGGTGCCATTAACCATATTAACCAAACTGACAGTTCACACATGGTGGATGAGGCACAAAGTGACGaggatgacgatgaagaagatgaagatttcaTGCACACAGAGACCCGTGAAAAGGAACTAGAATCATTAGATGTCCTGTTGGAACAAACTACAGGTGGGAACAATAAGGATTTAAAGAATactttggaatatttgaCCAATTTCTCAAGATTTAGAGATCAAGAAACTGTTGGTGCAGtaattcaattgttgaaaaGTACAGGATTACACCCATTTGAAGTGGCTCAATTGGGATCCCTGGCGTGTGATACAGCAGATGAAGCAAAGACTCTTGTTCCAAGTCTTAATAACAAAATATCTGAcgatgaattggaaagaattcTAAAGGAACTGTCAAACTTGGAAACGTTGTATTGA
- the TIF1 gene encoding translation initiation factor eIF4A (ancestral locus Anc_1.211): protein MSTEGITDIEESQIQTNYDKVVYKFDDMNLDEKLLRGVFGYGFEDPSAIQQRAIMPIIEGHDVLAQAQSGTGKTGTFSIAALQRIDTSIKAPQALMLAPTRELALQIQKVVMALAFHMDVKVHACIGGTSFVEDAEGLRDAQIVVGTPGRVFDNIQRRRFRTDSIKMFILDEADEMLSSGFKEQIYQIFTMLPPTTQVVLLSATMPRDVLEVTTKFMRNPVRILVKKDELTLEGIKQFYVNVEEEQFKYECLTDLYDSISVTQAVIFCNTRRKVEELTQKLTADDFTVSAIYSDLPQQERDTIMKEFRSGSSRILISTDLLARGIDVQQVSLVINYDLPTNKENYIHRIGRGGRFGRKGVAINFVVNDDVGAMRELEKFYSTQIEELPSDIATLFT from the coding sequence ATGTCCACTGAAGGTATTActgatattgaagaatctCAAATCCAAACCAACTACGACAAGGTCGTCTACAAGTTCGATGATATGAACTTGGACGAAAAATTGTTGAGAGGTGTTTTCGGTTACGGTTTCGAAGACCCATCTGCTATTCAACAAAGAGCTATTATGCCAATTATTGAAGGTCACGATGTCTTAGCTCAAGCTCAATCTGGTACTGGTAAGACTGGTACTTTCTCCATTGCTGCTTTGCAAAGAATTGACACCTCCATTAAGGCTCCACAAGCTTTGATGTTGGCCCCAACCAGAGAATTGGCTCTACAAATTCAAAAGGTCGTCATGGCTTTAGCTTTCCACATGGATGTTAAGGTTCACGCTTGTATTGGTGGTACCTCCTTCGTTGAAGATGCTGAAGGTTTGAGAGACGCTCAAATCGTTGTCGGTACTCCAGGTCGTGTTTTCGATAACATTCAAAGACGTAGATTCAGAACTGACAGCATCAAGATGTTCATCTTGGATGAAGCCGATGAAATGTTGTCTTCTGGTTTCAAGGAacaaatttaccaaattttCACCATGTTGCCACCAACTACTCAAGTCGTCTTATTGTCTGCTACCATGCCAAGAGATGTTTTGGAAGTTACCACTAAGTTCATGAGAAACCCAGTCAGAATCTTGGTTAAGAAGGATGAATTGACTTTGGAAGGTATTAAGCAATTCTACGTTAACGTCgaagaagaacaattcAAGTACGAATGTTTAACTGATTTGTACGATTCCATTTCCGTTACTCAAGCTGTTATTTTCTGTAACACTAGAAGAAAGGTTGAAGAATTGACCCAAAAGTTGACCGCTGATGACTTCACCGTCTCTGCCATCTACTCTGATTTACCACAACAAGAAAGAGATACCATTATGAAGGAATTCAGAAGTGGTTCTTCCAGAATCTTGATCTCCACCGATTTGTTGGCTAGAGGTATCGATGTCCAACAAGTTTCCTTGGTTATCAACTACGATTTACCAACCAACAAGGAAAACTATATCCATAGAATTGGTAGAGGTGGTCGTTTCGGTAGAAAGGGTGTTGCTATCAACTTTGTTGtcaatgatgatgttgGAGCTATGagagaattggaaaagttCTACTCTActcaaattgaagaattgcCATCTGACATTGCTACTTTGTTCACTTAA